Proteins encoded in a region of the Mesoflavibacter profundi genome:
- the rsmD gene encoding 16S rRNA (guanine(966)-N(2))-methyltransferase RsmD, with protein MRIISGQYKGRRLTAPKNLPVRPTTDMAKEALFNILNNQYYFDEISVLDLFAGTGNISYEFASRGTNNITCVDQNYGCIKYINETAESFEMPISTIKSDVFSFLENHKQPYTIIFADPPYDFPLEEFAKIPELVFQNNLLEEDGLLIIEHSKHTDLSGLAQYSHSKSYGGNMFSFFELTDE; from the coding sequence ATGCGAATAATTTCTGGTCAATATAAAGGAAGAAGACTAACAGCACCTAAAAATTTACCTGTAAGGCCAACTACAGATATGGCTAAAGAAGCTTTATTTAACATCCTTAATAATCAATATTATTTTGATGAAATTTCAGTATTAGATTTATTTGCTGGTACAGGTAATATCAGTTACGAATTTGCATCACGAGGCACAAACAACATTACCTGTGTTGATCAAAATTATGGTTGTATAAAATACATAAATGAAACTGCTGAAAGTTTTGAGATGCCAATTAGCACTATAAAAAGTGATGTGTTTAGCTTTTTAGAAAATCATAAACAACCTTATACTATTATTTTTGCAGATCCACCTTACGACTTTCCTTTAGAAGAATTTGCAAAAATCCCAGAATTAGTCTTTCAGAATAACTTATTAGAAGAAGATGGACTATTAATTATAGAACACTCTAAACATACCGATTTATCAGGTTTAGCGCAGTATTCTCATTCCAAAAGTTATGGCGGAAATATGTTTAGTTTTTTTGAACTAACAGATGAATAA
- a CDS encoding DUF3822 family protein, producing MAVTNNTNTSFNNKELSIQLSLSGLSFCILNTNNSTVETLFTTTYNKKNPTTVLDTVVDVFNTQKELQQSFDKITVIHENEWSTLVPKPLFDKEHIADYLKFNTKILKTDFITFDEISQNESINVYVPFTNINNYLFDKFGSFTYKHYSTILIEHILTQEKHNKSPKVYANINANTFEIVVVTNGKLVLYNTFNYQSKEDFIYYTLFVYEQLQLNPDVIEIVFLGEIDKTSPLYTIAYNYIRHVGFGKRFDNFQFKNPIENLHSNFTLLKSLQCE from the coding sequence ATGGCAGTAACGAATAATACAAATACAAGTTTTAATAATAAAGAACTGTCCATTCAACTAAGTTTGAGTGGACTTTCTTTTTGTATCCTAAATACAAATAACAGTACAGTAGAAACATTATTCACGACTACTTACAACAAAAAAAATCCAACTACTGTATTAGATACTGTTGTAGATGTATTTAACACACAAAAAGAACTACAACAATCTTTTGATAAGATAACAGTAATCCATGAAAACGAATGGTCTACGCTAGTGCCAAAACCATTATTTGATAAAGAACATATTGCAGATTATTTAAAGTTTAATACAAAAATTTTAAAAACAGATTTTATCACTTTTGATGAAATCTCGCAGAATGAAAGTATAAATGTTTATGTTCCGTTTACAAACATAAATAATTACCTGTTTGACAAATTTGGAAGCTTTACATACAAGCACTACTCTACTATTTTAATAGAACATATCTTAACCCAAGAAAAGCACAATAAATCACCAAAAGTATATGCAAATATTAATGCAAATACTTTTGAAATAGTTGTAGTTACTAACGGAAAACTAGTTTTATATAATACGTTTAATTATCAATCTAAAGAAGATTTTATCTACTATACCTTGTTTGTATACGAGCAACTACAACTTAATCCTGATGTTATAGAAATTGTATTTTTAGGCGAAATAGATAAAACAAGTCCATTATATACCATAGCCTATAATTACATCAGGCATGTAGGTTTTGGAAAGAGATTTGATAACTTTCAATTTAAAAATCCTATAGAGAATTTACACAGTAATTTTACACTTTTAAAAAGTTTACAATGCGAATAA
- a CDS encoding ATP-dependent DNA helicase: MTSSEFYSLIKQQFPFKPTTKQDILLLQLSEFIFNDRNNGVFLLKGYAGTGKTTIIGTIVTNLWKAKKSAVLMAPTGRAAKVIANYSKKEAFTIHKKIYFPKKSKGGGVSFVLQPNKHKNTIFIVDEASMIPDTPNDSKLYENGSLLDDLMQYVYQGHKCKLLLIGDTAQLPPVKLDISPALNENTLNLNYNKSVTKMELDEVTRQGEDSGILENATLLREAIASEFFDTFQFNLKPFKDIVRLVDGYEIMDAINDAYSTLGYEDTSIIVRSNKRANLYNQQIRSRILFSENELATGDYLMVVKNNYFWIKPTTEAGFIANGDIIEVLEIFSFQELYGFKFAEVKVRMVDYPKMRPFETVLLLDTITAESPSLSYEDSNKLYQEVQKDFEDETSNYKKFLKIKGNKHFNALQVKFSYAITCHKSQGGQWNTVFVEQPYLPNGIDKDYLRWLYTAVTRAKEKLYLIGFKDDFFEEN; this comes from the coding sequence ATGACTAGTTCAGAATTTTATTCCCTTATAAAACAGCAATTTCCGTTTAAACCAACCACAAAACAAGATATTTTACTTTTACAACTTTCTGAATTTATTTTTAACGATCGCAATAATGGTGTCTTTTTGTTAAAAGGATATGCAGGTACAGGAAAAACCACTATTATAGGGACAATTGTTACCAATTTATGGAAAGCCAAAAAAAGTGCTGTTTTAATGGCGCCAACTGGTAGAGCAGCAAAAGTAATCGCAAATTATTCCAAAAAAGAAGCCTTTACAATACATAAAAAAATATATTTTCCAAAAAAGAGTAAAGGTGGCGGCGTTAGTTTTGTATTACAACCAAATAAGCATAAAAACACCATTTTTATTGTAGATGAAGCGTCTATGATACCAGATACGCCAAACGATTCTAAATTATATGAAAATGGATCTTTACTAGACGATTTGATGCAATACGTGTATCAAGGACATAAATGTAAACTGTTGTTAATTGGTGATACAGCCCAATTACCGCCTGTAAAATTAGACATAAGTCCAGCTTTAAATGAAAACACTTTAAACCTTAATTACAACAAAAGTGTTACAAAAATGGAGCTAGATGAAGTCACACGTCAAGGCGAAGATTCGGGTATATTAGAAAACGCAACCTTGTTAAGAGAAGCAATTGCTAGCGAGTTTTTTGATACGTTTCAGTTTAATTTAAAACCTTTTAAAGACATTGTAAGATTGGTTGATGGTTATGAAATTATGGATGCTATTAACGATGCTTACAGTACATTAGGTTATGAAGATACGAGCATAATTGTGCGAAGTAACAAGCGTGCCAACCTATATAATCAGCAAATACGAAGTCGTATTTTATTTAGTGAAAACGAGCTTGCAACTGGCGATTATCTTATGGTAGTTAAAAACAACTACTTTTGGATTAAACCTACTACAGAAGCTGGTTTTATTGCTAACGGAGATATTATAGAAGTCTTAGAGATTTTTAGCTTTCAAGAGTTATATGGTTTTAAATTTGCAGAAGTAAAAGTAAGAATGGTCGATTACCCTAAAATGAGACCATTTGAAACAGTACTACTTTTAGATACTATCACAGCAGAATCACCATCTTTATCTTACGAAGATTCCAATAAGTTATATCAAGAAGTCCAAAAAGATTTTGAAGACGAAACAAGTAACTATAAAAAATTTTTAAAAATAAAAGGGAATAAACACTTTAACGCACTTCAAGTAAAGTTTTCTTATGCCATTACTTGTCATAAATCTCAAGGAGGACAATGGAACACAGTTTTTGTCGAACAACCGTATTTACCAAACGGGATAGATAAAGATTATCTACGTTGGTTATACACAGCAGTCACAAGAGCAAAAGAAAAATTATATTTGATAGGATTTAAAGACGATTTTTTTGAAGAAAATTAA
- the kdsB gene encoding 3-deoxy-manno-octulosonate cytidylyltransferase — protein sequence MKIIAMIPARYSASRFPGKLMQDLGGKPVITRTYQATVNTSLFDDVIVVTDSQIIFDEIQNIGGHVMMSKKPHECGSDRIAEAVENLDVDVVINVQGDEPFTEVDSLKKLIQVFKEDTQHQIDLASLMVHITDQDEIKNPNTVKVVIDNNNVALYFSRSPIPYPRDESVDVKYYKHKGVYAFRKQALMDFYHLPMLTLEAAEKLEQLRYLEYGKRIKMVETTVEGVEIDTPEDLERANKLWK from the coding sequence ATGAAAATCATAGCCATGATACCTGCACGTTATAGTGCATCTAGATTTCCAGGTAAATTAATGCAAGATTTAGGCGGAAAACCTGTAATAACAAGAACTTACCAAGCTACAGTAAATACATCGCTTTTTGACGATGTAATTGTAGTCACAGATAGCCAAATAATTTTTGACGAAATACAAAATATTGGCGGACATGTTATGATGAGTAAAAAACCGCATGAATGCGGAAGTGATAGAATAGCAGAAGCTGTAGAAAATCTAGATGTAGATGTTGTTATAAATGTACAAGGTGACGAGCCATTTACAGAAGTAGATTCTTTAAAAAAATTAATTCAAGTATTTAAAGAAGACACACAACACCAAATAGATTTAGCATCTTTAATGGTTCATATTACAGATCAAGACGAAATTAAAAATCCAAATACGGTAAAAGTTGTAATAGATAATAACAATGTGGCTTTATACTTTTCTAGAAGTCCAATACCATATCCACGTGATGAAAGTGTAGACGTTAAATATTACAAACATAAAGGTGTTTACGCATTTAGAAAACAAGCGTTAATGGATTTTTATCACTTACCAATGTTAACCTTAGAAGCAGCCGAAAAATTAGAACAACTTCGTTATTTAGAATACGGAAAACGTATTAAAATGGTCGAAACTACAGTAGAAGGTGTAGAAATAGATACACCAGAAGATTTAGAGCGCGCAAATAAATTATGGAAATAA
- a CDS encoding HAD family hydrolase, which translates to MEINYDTIKVIGFDADDTLWVNETYFRDAEEEFAKLLSQFETPNKIDQELFKMEMKNLPTYGYGVKGFVLSMVEMAIELSNGTVSNSVITKILNIGKGMINKDVALLDGVEDVLQKLSNKYRLIVATKGDLLDQERKLEKSGLLDYFHHIEVLSDKKEANYSKLLNHLDIKPTEFLMIGNSLKSDILPLLNIKSKAIHVPFHTTWAHEEVTLEESKNKQFHTLKTLKQLPELLQC; encoded by the coding sequence ATGGAAATAAACTACGATACTATCAAAGTCATTGGTTTTGATGCAGATGATACTCTTTGGGTTAACGAAACCTATTTTAGAGATGCCGAAGAAGAATTTGCAAAGCTATTAAGTCAATTTGAAACACCAAATAAAATAGACCAAGAGCTATTTAAAATGGAAATGAAAAATTTACCAACCTATGGTTATGGTGTAAAAGGATTTGTATTATCTATGGTTGAAATGGCTATAGAATTATCCAACGGTACGGTTTCAAATTCTGTGATAACCAAAATATTAAATATTGGTAAAGGCATGATTAATAAAGATGTAGCGCTCTTAGATGGTGTAGAAGACGTTTTGCAAAAACTATCAAATAAATATAGGCTAATTGTTGCAACAAAAGGTGATTTACTGGACCAAGAACGTAAATTAGAAAAATCTGGATTATTAGATTATTTTCATCATATAGAGGTATTAAGTGATAAAAAAGAAGCTAACTATTCCAAATTATTAAATCATTTAGATATAAAACCTACTGAATTTTTAATGATTGGAAATTCGTTAAAATCAGATATTTTACCATTATTAAATATCAAATCAAAAGCAATTCATGTCCCATTTCATACAACTTGGGCTCATGAAGAAGTTACATTAGAAGAGAGTAAAAACAAACAGTTTCATACCTTAAAAACATTAAAACAACTACCAGAATTATTACAATGTTAA
- a CDS encoding CatA-like O-acetyltransferase, which produces MLKTIDINTWSRKQLYDHFTKFQDPYFGVTIPFDVTKAYKKSKTNNYSFFGVYLHACMVAINNVEQLKYRILEDQVVCYDTINASATILKEDKTLGFSFIDYNENLEFFLNNLELEKQRIQTTGELYPPKNGLDCIHCSALPWVNFTGHKEPVSGNKESVPKLAFGKAVKVNDSLQINVAISANHALVDGYHIGLFSELFQKQLNK; this is translated from the coding sequence ATGTTAAAAACAATAGATATTAATACTTGGTCACGTAAACAACTTTACGATCATTTTACAAAGTTTCAAGATCCGTATTTTGGTGTAACTATTCCGTTTGATGTGACTAAGGCTTACAAAAAATCTAAAACAAATAATTATAGTTTTTTTGGTGTGTATTTGCATGCATGTATGGTAGCTATTAATAATGTAGAGCAACTTAAGTATAGAATTCTAGAAGACCAAGTTGTATGTTATGATACAATTAATGCTTCAGCTACTATATTAAAAGAGGATAAAACGTTAGGGTTTTCATTTATAGATTACAACGAAAATCTTGAATTTTTCTTAAATAATTTAGAATTAGAAAAACAAAGAATACAAACAACTGGCGAATTATATCCACCAAAAAACGGATTGGATTGTATACATTGTTCTGCGTTACCTTGGGTAAATTTCACAGGACATAAAGAGCCTGTTTCTGGTAATAAAGAATCTGTACCAAAATTAGCATTTGGTAAAGCTGTTAAAGTAAACGATAGCCTACAAATAAATGTTGCTATAAGTGCAAATCATGCATTAGTAGATGGCTATCATATAGGTTTATTTTCAGAATTATTTCAAAAACAACTAAATAAATAA
- a CDS encoding iron-containing alcohol dehydrogenase family protein, translating to MQFKNFPMVSRIIFGRGSFNQLAEILEPKRLNTRAPFIFFVDDVFKGNAWLTSRIPLAYDDKVIYISTKEEPKTSQIDTLVEQIILNYKERPSGIIGIGGGSIMDIAKAVAIMLTNDGESKDYQGWDLVKHPAIYHVGIPTISGTGAEVSRTTILTGPERKLGINSDYTPFDQVILDPELTKEVPKDQWFYTGMDCFVHCIESLNGTYLNAFSKSYGEKAYELCKEIFLEDHLTEIEAQDKLMMASWHGGMSIAYSQVGVAHAMSYGLGYLLGIKHGIGNCIVFDHLEDYYPDGVKLFKQMKAKHNINLPKGICANLTEDQFDIMINVALSLEPLWENALGKHWKKQITPEVLKALYKKM from the coding sequence ATGCAATTTAAAAATTTTCCAATGGTGTCCAGAATAATTTTTGGACGTGGTAGTTTTAACCAATTAGCCGAAATTTTAGAACCTAAAAGGTTAAATACCAGAGCACCATTTATCTTTTTTGTAGACGATGTATTTAAAGGAAATGCATGGTTAACATCTCGTATACCACTTGCATACGACGATAAGGTGATTTATATATCTACCAAAGAAGAACCTAAAACATCACAAATAGATACTTTAGTAGAACAAATTATACTTAACTATAAAGAACGTCCTTCTGGTATAATAGGCATTGGTGGAGGAAGCATAATGGATATAGCAAAAGCAGTAGCCATTATGTTAACTAACGATGGAGAATCTAAAGATTATCAAGGATGGGATTTAGTAAAACATCCTGCTATATATCATGTTGGAATTCCAACAATATCTGGAACAGGAGCAGAAGTGTCAAGAACTACAATTTTAACTGGACCAGAACGTAAATTAGGTATAAATAGTGATTATACACCTTTTGATCAAGTAATTCTAGATCCAGAATTAACTAAAGAAGTACCAAAAGATCAATGGTTTTATACAGGTATGGATTGTTTTGTACATTGCATAGAATCTTTAAATGGTACGTATTTAAATGCGTTTAGTAAATCGTATGGAGAAAAGGCTTACGAGTTATGTAAAGAAATTTTCTTAGAAGATCATTTAACCGAAATAGAAGCTCAAGACAAGTTAATGATGGCTAGTTGGCATGGTGGAATGAGCATTGCATATTCTCAAGTTGGAGTAGCACATGCGATGAGTTATGGTTTAGGCTATTTATTAGGAATTAAACACGGTATAGGAAACTGTATTGTATTTGATCATCTAGAAGACTATTATCCTGATGGTGTTAAGCTTTTTAAACAAATGAAAGCAAAACATAACATTAATTTACCTAAAGGAATTTGTGCAAATCTAACCGAAGACCAATTTGATATAATGATAAATGTAGCCTTAAGTTTAGAACCATTATGGGAAAATGCATTAGGAAAACATTGGAAAAAACAAATAACTCCAGAAGTACTAAAAGCGCTTTATAAAAAAATGTAA
- a CDS encoding 1-acyl-sn-glycerol-3-phosphate acyltransferase → MRWLAKFIYFKILGWKVVGNTNFSKDTVKKAVLISAPHTSNFDFIIGLLLRKVVDLKSNYLGKKELFVWPIGYYFRAVGGVPVDRKNKENKVETIAKLFEGKDEFRLTLAPEGTRSKVEKWRTGFYYIAKQANVPIIMFTLDFENKQNKISEPFYPTDNIEEDFKYMKSFFKGVKGKIHSKS, encoded by the coding sequence ATGCGCTGGCTAGCAAAATTTATATATTTTAAAATTTTAGGATGGAAAGTTGTAGGAAACACAAACTTTTCTAAAGATACAGTAAAAAAAGCTGTACTAATATCTGCGCCACATACTAGTAACTTCGATTTTATTATCGGCTTATTACTAAGAAAAGTAGTAGATTTAAAATCTAATTATTTAGGTAAAAAAGAACTTTTTGTTTGGCCTATTGGATATTATTTTAGAGCTGTTGGTGGCGTTCCTGTAGACCGAAAAAATAAAGAAAATAAAGTAGAAACCATCGCAAAACTATTTGAAGGTAAAGATGAATTTAGATTAACTCTAGCTCCAGAAGGAACAAGAAGTAAAGTAGAAAAGTGGCGAACTGGATTTTATTACATAGCAAAGCAAGCAAACGTACCTATTATTATGTTTACTTTAGACTTTGAAAATAAACAAAACAAAATATCAGAACCATTTTATCCAACAGATAATATTGAAGAAGATTTTAAGTATATGAAATCTTTTTTTAAAGGCGTTAAAGGTAAAATACATTCTAAGTCTTAA
- a CDS encoding YebC/PmpR family DNA-binding transcriptional regulator: MGRAFEFRKARKMKRWSAMSKAFTRIGKDIVMAVKEGGPDPDSNSRLRAVIQNAKSVNMPKDNIERAIKRASDKSQGDYKEVVFEGYAPHGIAILVETATDNNTRTVANIRSYFNKCDGSLGTSGSVVFMFDHTCNFRINAEGLDPEELELELIDFGAEEVFVDDDGILIYAPFESFGAIQAELERREIEILSSGFERIPQVTKKLNEEQVADVEKLLEKIEEDDDVQNVYHTMEETTD; encoded by the coding sequence ATGGGAAGAGCTTTTGAATTTAGAAAAGCACGTAAAATGAAACGTTGGTCGGCTATGAGTAAAGCCTTTACACGTATTGGTAAAGATATAGTAATGGCTGTAAAAGAAGGTGGACCAGATCCTGATAGTAATTCAAGACTTAGAGCAGTTATACAAAATGCAAAGTCTGTAAATATGCCTAAAGATAACATAGAACGTGCAATAAAACGTGCTAGTGATAAAAGTCAAGGCGATTATAAAGAAGTTGTTTTTGAAGGTTATGCGCCACATGGAATAGCTATTTTAGTAGAAACTGCAACAGATAATAACACCAGAACGGTAGCAAATATTAGAAGTTATTTTAATAAATGTGATGGAAGTTTAGGTACTTCTGGATCTGTTGTATTTATGTTTGATCATACTTGTAATTTTAGAATTAATGCAGAAGGGTTAGATCCTGAAGAATTAGAATTAGAATTAATAGACTTTGGTGCTGAAGAAGTTTTTGTAGATGATGATGGCATATTAATTTACGCACCTTTTGAAAGCTTTGGTGCAATCCAAGCAGAACTTGAGCGTCGCGAAATTGAAATATTATCTTCTGGTTTTGAGCGTATACCACAAGTCACAAAAAAACTAAATGAAGAACAAGTTGCAGATGTAGAAAAACTTTTAGAAAAAATTGAAGAAGATGATGATGTACAAAACGTTTATCATACAATGGAAGAAACTACAGACTAA
- a CDS encoding S41 family peptidase, with product MTKLSITLIFALSVSICLSQNTEQFCNTFFNLQKVVFEQHYQPKTINDSLSSGVYRLFLEALDTDKDFYLQQDINLFEADKLSLDDYILNQDCSFITKYSDSLQNRITANINYLKTLKNVTLDYNNKYKLQFIPNQAYSFYKDKNQQEIGLQKRIAYKTLSRLLDEYEDIAYIQDNFKTLESALKPKIIDNEICLLSELLNKPKGFDNYVYSLFLNAYLKYQDPNSTYFSNSEKTIYEDGLSSNQLSFGILTDKNDNGQIVVAQIIPGSAAFINGNIEVDDIIISLTSKTQTLETFCVSNEDIAAFTTNENNNEITFKVKKSNGKTLNVKLKKSKIKVEENALTGYIISKDSLKFGYIELPSFYTNEDSPNGRGLTLDFSKELYKLKKENIEGLVIDLRFNGGGSMQEAIDLCGMFIDRGPVSIVEANNNKKYTLKDTNRGVLLKKPLVILVNNYTASASEFFASAMQDYNRAVIVGSKTHGKSSAQAIMPLSETEDLGYCKLTVEAFFRVTGKSLQSKGVIPDILLPSLYDNLGNFEADIPFALKNKNTYVTLKHFPYKKFDVDQLAQKSKARQSLQALFKQVDDNNKKLYSSIFEKGEPYTLSLDQLKQNQDNKIKFYDTIFTTPTVKNPIKVSNTQATTELLLYNKSNQEDNKNLILNLSKDLYVNEAFFILQDIIKNKP from the coding sequence ATGACAAAACTATCAATAACTTTAATATTTGCTTTAAGTGTATCCATTTGCTTATCGCAAAACACAGAGCAATTCTGCAATACGTTTTTTAATCTACAAAAAGTTGTTTTTGAGCAACATTACCAACCAAAAACTATAAACGACTCTTTATCTTCTGGTGTTTATAGACTTTTTTTAGAAGCTTTAGATACAGATAAAGATTTTTATCTACAGCAAGATATAAACCTATTTGAAGCAGATAAACTTAGCTTAGACGACTACATTTTAAATCAAGATTGTAGCTTTATCACAAAATATAGTGATAGTTTACAAAATAGGATAACTGCCAATATTAACTATTTAAAAACGCTTAAAAACGTTACTTTAGATTATAACAATAAGTACAAATTACAGTTTATCCCAAATCAAGCTTATAGTTTTTACAAAGATAAAAACCAGCAAGAAATAGGCTTACAAAAACGTATAGCTTACAAGACGTTGTCTAGACTTTTGGATGAATATGAAGATATAGCCTATATCCAAGATAATTTTAAAACATTAGAATCTGCTTTAAAACCTAAAATAATTGATAATGAAATATGCTTATTATCAGAATTATTAAACAAACCTAAAGGTTTTGACAATTATGTTTACAGTTTATTTTTAAATGCATATTTAAAATATCAAGATCCAAACTCGACCTATTTTAGTAATTCAGAAAAAACAATTTACGAAGACGGTTTATCAAGCAACCAATTATCTTTTGGAATATTAACAGATAAAAATGACAACGGACAAATTGTAGTTGCCCAAATTATTCCTGGTAGCGCAGCATTTATAAACGGAAATATCGAAGTAGATGATATAATAATTTCATTAACCTCTAAAACACAAACTTTAGAAACTTTTTGCGTTTCTAATGAGGATATTGCAGCATTTACAACTAACGAAAACAATAACGAAATTACCTTTAAAGTAAAAAAATCTAATGGTAAAACATTAAATGTAAAGCTTAAAAAAAGTAAAATAAAAGTAGAAGAAAATGCTTTAACCGGATACATAATTAGCAAAGACAGTTTAAAATTTGGTTACATAGAATTACCAAGTTTTTATACTAATGAAGATTCGCCAAACGGAAGAGGATTAACCTTAGATTTTTCTAAAGAATTATATAAATTAAAAAAAGAAAACATAGAAGGATTAGTTATCGATCTTAGGTTTAATGGTGGCGGATCTATGCAAGAAGCAATAGACCTTTGCGGTATGTTTATAGATCGCGGACCAGTATCTATAGTAGAAGCTAATAACAATAAAAAATATACGCTAAAAGACACTAATAGAGGCGTTTTATTAAAAAAACCATTAGTTATTTTAGTAAACAATTATACTGCTTCTGCATCTGAATTTTTTGCAAGCGCCATGCAAGATTACAATAGAGCTGTTATTGTAGGTTCTAAAACACACGGAAAATCTTCAGCACAAGCCATAATGCCACTTAGTGAAACCGAAGATTTAGGTTACTGTAAATTAACCGTTGAAGCCTTTTTTAGAGTTACAGGTAAAAGCTTACAATCTAAAGGTGTAATTCCAGATATTTTACTACCATCGTTATATGATAATTTAGGAAACTTCGAAGCAGATATTCCTTTTGCTTTAAAAAACAAAAACACTTATGTTACTTTAAAACATTTCCCGTATAAAAAGTTTGATGTAGATCAACTAGCCCAAAAAAGTAAAGCAAGACAATCTTTACAGGCATTATTTAAACAGGTAGATGATAACAATAAAAAACTATATTCAAGTATTTTTGAAAAAGGAGAACCTTATACATTAAGTCTAGATCAACTTAAACAAAATCAAGACAATAAAATAAAGTTTTACGATACAATTTTTACAACTCCAACGGTAAAAAACCCAATAAAAGTAAGTAATACGCAAGCTACTACCGAGTTACTTTTATACAATAAATCCAACCAAGAAGACAACAAAAATTTAATACTTAACCTATCTAAAGATTTATATGTAAACGAAGCGTTTTTCATTTTACAAGACATCATTAAAAACAAACCATAG
- a CDS encoding 4a-hydroxytetrahydrobiopterin dehydratase, with amino-acid sequence MNTLTENEIEQRLLRLPEWDYFDNAIHAEFEFDNFKDCFSAMSRIAFECEALNHHPDWTNVYNVLKISISTHDANGVTEKDFKLAHAIEAIVEEDEE; translated from the coding sequence ATGAATACACTTACAGAAAACGAAATAGAACAACGATTATTAAGATTACCAGAATGGGATTATTTTGATAACGCCATTCATGCCGAATTTGAATTTGATAATTTTAAAGATTGCTTTAGTGCTATGAGCCGTATTGCTTTTGAATGCGAAGCACTTAATCATCATCCAGATTGGACAAATGTTTATAATGTTCTTAAAATTTCTATATCTACACACGACGCCAATGGTGTAACAGAAAAAGATTTTAAACTGGCGCATGCAATAGAAGCTATTGTAGAAGAAGACGAAGAATAA
- a CDS encoding sugar nucleotide-binding protein, which yields MKQKKDNKHRVLILGASGFLGQAIYKELYAYYNTFGTYCTDKYAYDKNHHYFQYNIEEDDVFEILDIVKPSIIISAIRGNFSAQVLAHKHLVEYVANHNCKLLFISSANVFDAYSQFPSYEFDKTLSHSMYGHFKIKIENMLLRLPKQKIAILRLPMVFGAQSPRIKEIKLHLKENLPIEVFPNLIMNVTTDSKVTQQIHYIINRNKSGIFHLGSTDLVHHDDFFKDIINKLGYTKPLFKQVYTTNNDRYLAVLPKDNKLPKHLQIVSDEILMDLEV from the coding sequence ATGAAGCAAAAAAAAGATAATAAACATCGTGTATTAATACTTGGCGCAAGTGGCTTTTTAGGACAAGCCATTTACAAAGAGCTTTACGCCTATTACAATACCTTTGGGACGTATTGTACAGACAAGTACGCGTATGATAAAAATCATCATTATTTTCAGTATAATATAGAAGAAGACGATGTTTTTGAAATTTTAGACATTGTAAAACCATCTATAATTATTTCGGCAATTCGCGGTAATTTTTCTGCTCAAGTCTTAGCTCACAAACATTTGGTAGAATACGTTGCCAATCACAACTGTAAGCTGTTATTTATTTCATCTGCAAATGTATTTGACGCTTATAGTCAATTTCCTAGTTACGAGTTTGATAAAACCTTAAGTCATAGTATGTATGGGCATTTTAAAATTAAAATTGAAAACATGCTATTAAGATTACCCAAACAAAAAATTGCCATTCTAAGATTACCAATGGTTTTTGGTGCGCAATCGCCTAGAATTAAAGAAATCAAGCTTCATTTAAAAGAAAATCTGCCAATAGAAGTGTTTCCTAATTTAATAATGAATGTGACTACAGATAGTAAAGTTACACAACAAATTCATTATATAATTAATAGAAATAAATCAGGAATTTTTCATTTAGGTAGTACAGATTTAGTACATCATGACGATTTTTTCAAAGACATAATTAACAAATTAGGTTACACAAAACCTTTATTTAAGCAAGTTTACACTACTAATAATGATAGGTATTTAGCTGTATTACCAAAAGACAATAAATTACCCAAACATCTTCAAATTGTAAGTGATGAAATTTTAATGGATTTAGAAGTATAA